A region of the Culex quinquefasciatus strain JHB chromosome 1, VPISU_Cqui_1.0_pri_paternal, whole genome shotgun sequence genome:
AATCCCGCCCTTCGCCCCTCCAAACGGCACGTGCACGCACGCACACTTGTACGTCATCAACGCACCCAGCGCCATCACCTCGTCCCGCGAAACGTCCATCGAGAACCGTATCCCGCCCTTCACCGGAAGTCGGTGCACGCAGTGGTGCGACCGGTACCCGGTCAGCACCTCGTAGTGGCCACTCTCGCGCATCACCGGAAACCGAATCTCCACCGTGCTGGCCACGCTCGCCACAATGTCGATGATCGCTTGGACGCGCTTCTTGCGGTCCTCTTCCGTCCAGCGGGGGTTCTTCTTCAGGTACTCGACCAGCCTCGGTTCCAGCTTGACGCACGCCTTGTGGAAAAAGTACTGCACCATCTCCGAGAACTTGGGGTCCTTCTCCTGGGCGACCTTCTCCAGCTCCGGGGGGATGGTGTGCTGGAGGCGGCAGGTTGGTGGGACCGACAAGGCCGGGCGGAGCAGGGCGGCCGCGCCGAAGCGGAATTTGCCGAGGGACCACATGCTTTTGCGGGTGAAGATTTCTCAGGGTTTAGTGACAGTTGGGGAAAATCGTAGGTTGCTgtgatcatttaaaaatttaatcatttaatcaaaaGCTATCATGAAGAGTTTTgtagatcttttttttaatttgatttttaattttttctaaattttttaactttgaaatatAATCAAAATTCTTTATTCAACTTGATTTTCCTGCACCAAATCGTACATCTCGGAGTCCTTTTCGTCGTACGGGTAGTACGGTCCGTATCCATAAGGTCCAACCGCCGGATACGGTCCCGGTCCCTGCGGATAATAACCACCCGGATAGTACGGCTGTGGTCCCCCCGGTCCACTCGGATAGTATCCATAGCCGGGATAAAACGGTCCACCGTTTGGGTAGGGTCCGGTGGGGaatgcaccaccaccaccgccggAACCGATTCCGTTGAACGGTGGCGGCACCGGGAAGGGCAAACTGATGGGCGGCCCCGTTCCGATGGAATCGCCCGAGCACTGGTACATCCGGTTGATCTTTTCGACGTCACTCGCGCTGAACCCTTCCCGCTGGCCCATCTTGGCCCCGTTGGTGGAACGCTGCGGAAGGAGACAGACAGACGGATCAGCAAAGTGGGTTGAAGTAAACGAGGGTTTTGTTCAGGTTAGGTTTAGGCTTATTTTAtttgtagaaaatttgttcgtcactttacaactttccaaaaaaaatgaggTAGAGAGAATCGTGTAAATTCGAAGCAAAAACTGGCTACTCCTCCGTCGTTGTTTCGTTGTCCCCGAAGGCGGCCCCGATCAGATTGCCGATGAAGCCGACGACCTGGGCCCCGGTGGGACCACCTCCGTTGGGTTTCTTGAAGGGGCGCGAGGGTCGCGCAGGACGTTGAGGCTTTCCGGCGGAAGCAACCGGAGCGGTTCCAATGTTGGCACTGTTGCACCCGTACATGGCGTTGAGCTTGGCCACGTCCAGGCTGGAGAAACCGTTCCGTTGGCCCATTTTATTGCCGCCGGATTTCTAGGTAGGGGGGAGGTGAGGTTATGTACACAAATCACGTGAAAATTTGGTGAGAGTTTGAAATAGTTGTGTGCAATATAAAGTTTTGAAGTGAATCTTGCATGCAAGATCCCTGTGGCGACCTACCGACACCTGGTGGTGAAATAGTTAAACAAAGAAACCGAAAACGACAAACCAAATTGCTAATCCTTCACACcgactaataatattttttattccttaaacaaacataatactaaataaaataattgttaaaaacACGTTGAGGTAGTTAGTTCCAGTATGTTTGTGTGCACATGTGTATGATGTTGTTCCGCATTGTTCCGTTTTGATgtgtttgtatcagactgtgtgGTGTCCTATTTGCAGTTGTACATGAGGTTGATCTTCCGGATATCAAGCGAACTGAACCCGTCCCTTTGACCGATGGTTCCGGAGAAGGAGTTCTGTGAGtgtcacaataaaaaaaaaaaaaaaaaaaaaaaaaacaaaccaaaaacacacaaaatcacaaaccAGAACCGCATAAAAAAGAAGAGGAGGGGGATCCAACTCACCTTGGCCACGATCGTGGGCTTTCCGTTCGCCGAGAAGGCATTGGTCGAGTAGTGCATCACGCTGCCGTAATCGTACTGCACGCCGAACGCCGTCGTCGTTGTGGCCGACGCCTTGGCAAAGTTGTTCTCCGTGCCCCGCTGGATGTTCTGCGTCATGATCGTCACCCAGTTGTCCCGTTCGGATCGGTTCTGCTCGTGCAGGAATCCAAGCGCATGCATCAACTCGTGCACGATCGTGCCGACCTTGGTGGTGCAGCCCGGCATCTGCAGGTTCACTTCCTGTTTGCCACCGATGCGGCCCACGCTGGACCAGCAGCCGCTCTGGGAGCTCTCGATCGAGATGTAGTCCTTTTCGCCCATTCGCGGCTTGAATCGGACGCACGTCTTGCTGTGGTACTCGTTGAACGCGTCCTCGATCAGCTGCATGTCTTTGGCCTCTGTTAAAGGTATGTATAGAAATATTAACTTAAAATGTAATACATTGCTACATTCACTTGCTCACTAAAACCGAAATCCTCTCTtgtagattcagaattgtgttacTGTTTGAACACTCCgtactcaaactcaacccacttcaacgaatcatctctgcggtaaactttaTGCAGTAGGCTAGGCCGCTTTCACGTTTGATgtagaattgaaattttgaattttgttgttattagggtatttgtccctattttgggcctacaaAGCAGAGCGTACTTTTAATTTGTTGTATGCTCAAAGGCTGCTATAGGCAACCTAGCATATTCTATATGAATAAGTTGGTTTGTTAATGCTAATGCTCGTACTTAATCatatatttgataaaaatatcattTCTCGCTGTGTAATATGCAATAAAGACTGTAACATTCCTGAAGCGCACACACACTGGTACAGTTTGTAGAATTGCCAAAGGTACCGAAAATATGTCCATTTCTCTCCGATATGGACGAAGCAACtttaatcagttattttattgatttggtggcagtttaGTGATAAAATACATTGCCGGTGGTTTGAGATTCGGGGGACGGCCCTCATCCATGTGCTGAGCGTGTTGACTTGTTGaagcggtaagcaaaagtggtgaaaattttggacCTAATAGGCAAGTAGCAatttgccaagaaaaaagtGAAGAGTGATATATTTATTGcagagttgcgttggagaatttgaacggtgtgcgtcgcggtcctcacgcaggattttcgttgccgtttccgtctctgttgtccccccgattgtgcgtgtatttcaatccgggcggtttcgcgttttcgcattttatttcgttttatctttccacagccggctgtctaagattaaatcatttatgctaaactcaacaccaaataaccgggaattgtctcatccgcatactccgactgattgccttgagaatgcataatacatcacaccattaaacaaaatttattgattattgggtcgcatcatcatcctctatgttgaatcctgaccattacccttacccactaacaaaatcccaagtagaagtagttttccggcacacgcgggggtgtggatatcgatagaacccacccttggtagcagcctgtgctaactaacattcccgtcccattccctcgagatctacaaactgacatggcgggcgccgttggtggccaacgactatttcctattcgcaccggctctagttttgataatcgtgatgttttatcttttcagcgcattcctgcatgctgttgataagggaaacatcatttgatcgttgaagcgtgtaaccggttgtgctgatgggatattatggtcctgttcagcaacggagaaggaca
Encoded here:
- the LOC119765148 gene encoding proline-rich protein 2-like, whose translation is MGQREGFSASDVEKINRMYQCSGDSIGTGPPISLPFPVPPPFNGIGSGGGGGAFPTGPYPNGGPFYPGYGYYPSGPGGPQPYYPGGYYPQGPGPYPAVGPYGYGPYYPYDEKDSEMYDLVQENQVE
- the LOC6040899 gene encoding zinc metalloproteinase nas-4 isoform X2 → MNRFVQLVVVATWLVTIVHSGLILRDVNDLEEEEAELGEDEIDLSSVGTAIYGNPDEAVGARVATYDPETALVNVEELGSYAEGDMLITRPAGRNGMADVSTRWPGGQVPFVINGNFQAKDMQLIEDAFNEYHSKTCVRFKPRMGEKDYISIESSQSGCWSSVGRIGGKQEVNLQMPGCTTKVGTIVHELMHALGFLHEQNRSERDNWVTIMTQNIQRGTENNFAKASATTTTAFGVQYDYGSVMHYSTNAFSANGKPTIVAKNSFSGTIGQRDGFSSLDIRKINLMYNCK
- the LOC6040899 gene encoding zinc metalloproteinase nas-4 isoform X1; protein product: MNRFVQLVVVATWLVTIVHSGLILRDVNDLEEEEAELGEDEIDLSSVGTAIYGNPDEAVGARVATYDPETALVNVEELGSYAEGDMLITRPAGRNGMADVSTRWPGGQVPFVINGNFQAKDMQLIEDAFNEYHSKTCVRFKPRMGEKDYISIESSQSGCWSSVGRIGGKQEVNLQMPGCTTKVGTIVHELMHALGFLHEQNRSERDNWVTIMTQNIQRGTENNFAKASATTTTAFGVQYDYGSVMHYSTNAFSANGKPTIVAKKSGGNKMGQRNGFSSLDVAKLNAMYGCNSANIGTAPVASAGKPQRPARPSRPFKKPNGGGPTGAQVVGFIGNLIGAAFGDNETTTEE